The Desulfuromonas thiophila genome contains the following window.
GTGGTGTCGCCGATGGCAAAGACATTTTCACAGCCTTCTACCTGATAGCAGGCATTGACGTTCATCATGCCGCGCGGCGTCAGCCAGCCTGGTGGGACAAAGGACAGATCAGGCCGTTCGCCGATCGCGATAATGACACTGTCGGCTTCAAGCAGTTCGCCGTCCTTGGTGTGAAGCCCTTTTTCACTGATGCGCTCGGTATAAACAGGCCAGCGAATCTGCGCGCCCAGGGCAGTCACATGATCAATCTCTTTCTGGTAAGCCGCCGGTTTTTGTACGTCGATGGCGGTCACCTGGCGGGCGCCACAGGCATAGGCTCCCAGCACCACGTCCATGCCGGCGTTGCCGGCGCCGATCACCACCACCTTTTCACCCAGCGTCGCTCTGACGCCGCTGTTGAGCTGTTTAAGGAAGTCCAGCCCTTTGATCAGTCGCTCGTGGCCGGGGAAGGGGATCACCACCGGATTATGAGCGCCCGAGGCAATGACGACGGCGTCGTGCTGCTGACGCAGCGTCTCAAAGGTGCTGCGGTCAATGCGCTGGTTCAGCCGCGCTTCAATGCCGGTGGCCAGCAGCCGGTCGATTTCGGTCTGCAGAATCTCGGCCGGCAGACGTTCACGCGGGATGGCCTGCCACAGCTTGCCGCCCAGTTGGCTGTCGGCTTCGTAAACCGTCACGGCGTGGCCTTTCAGGCGGAGCTGCCAGGCGGCAGACAGGCCGCCGGGGCCACCGCCGATAATGGCGACGGATTTGCTGGTAGTTGCAGCACAGGCTGGCGCCGGCGTGTCAAGCGAGAGCTTGCCGAGCGCTTTCATCGATACCGGGGCATCCAGGAAGCGGCGGCTGCAGGCATCCATGCACAGGTTGGGGCAGACCATGCCGCAGACGCTGGCAGGGAAAGGGGAATATTGCAGCACCAGTTGCAGCGCCTCGGCCTGTTTGCCTTCGCGCAGCAGGCGCAGGCGGTCCTGGGTCGGGATGAAGGACGGACAGGCCGATTGGCAGGGCGCGGCATAGCGTTTTTCCAGCCAGTGGGGGATTTTCAGTCGATCGCTGCCGCTGTTGACCAGTTGTGCCACATGACGGTAATCGTCCTGCACGATATCACCGAAGATGCCGCCCTCGACCCATTTGCCGAGGCGGAAGTCGCGCAGGCTGATGCGCCCGCGCGCCTGCCGTTCGGCATAGGTCTTGGCGACGATCTTCTTCCAGCTGGTCATGTCGCTCAGGCGCGCCAGCAATTCGGCGCGATCGACACGGGCAAGAAAATCCGCCAGGCCGCGCAGCACAAACTCCTGATCGCCGGCATCCAGGTCTAGCAGCCAGACATCGTCGGACAGGCCGGCCACCGGGCCGCGGACGTAGACGGTGCCGCCGACCATGCCCATGCAGGCGCGATCGCCCAGGACCGACTCGGCCTGTTCGTAATTGACGCCGCAGACCACGGCAATCCCGCCACCCATGAATTCGAAGGAGAAGGAGCCGGTTTTTTTCAGCACCCACAGCTCCGGCGGTTCGAAGGCCGGGTCGTGTTTCATCAGTGAGCCGCTGCGCGTCCCGACCTGGCCGGCGACGAAGATCTTGCCGCTGGCGGCACAATGGCCAGTGGTATCGCCGCTGTCGCCTTTGATGGTCAGGGTGGCGCCGGCGTTGAGCCAACCGGCATCGGCTGGTGCGGAGCCTTCGACGACGATGTCTGTGCCGTCAAGGCCGAAGGAGCCGACGCGCTGACCGGGGTTCTTGACATGAAAACGCAGGGGCTGGCCATCGGCTGTCCACAGGGGACCGCCGATGTCGTGATGGCCGGAGGCAAGAACCTCAAAATCGGTTTCACCCCGTTCCAGTGCGGCATAGATCTGTTGCAGCAGGTTTTGCGTCGAGATGCGCCGGTTCTGTTCGTCGAAGCCTTTGATGAATGCAGCCATGAAGAATCTCCTTAGCAGACGTACTGGATGTGCAGGCGATCGGCGACGGGTTTATGCACCGCCACCAGCGCATCGGCGCGGCCGACCGGCAGTGACGAATTGCCGATGGGCGCCATGAGCTTCTTGAATTCCTGATCCATGGCCAGAAAGTAGTTGACGATGTTTTCCGCTACCCGTTCCGGGTCGAGACGATGCACCAGCGCCGGATTCTGGGTGGTGATGCCGGCTGGGCACAGACCGGTATTGCAGGCATTGCAGCGGCCCTGATCGTTGCCGACGCAGCCGGCCATCTGCAAAATCAGTTTGCCGGTAAAGACCCCGTTGGCTCCAAGGCAGATCATCTTGAAGGCGTCCGCTGCCAGATCGCCGGTCTTACCCAGGCCCCCGCCGCACCACAGCGGAATCTGACCCTGGCGGCCCTGCTGCACGGCGGCCAGATAGCAGTCGCGCAGCTTGCTGACCACCGGATGACCGGTGTGGTCGAGGGAAACCTCGTGGGCAGCGGCGGTGCCGCCATCAATACCGTCGAGAAAAAATCCGCCGACAATGTTGTAGGGATCGCGCACCAGGTTGTTGAACACCGACACGCTGGTGGCCGAGGCCGCCACCTTGATGGCAACGGGCACGCGGAACTTGAAGGCGGCGTTGAACGACAGAAACATCTTCTGGACGCTCTCTTCGATGGAGTAGAGTCCCTGATGGTTGGGTGGGCTGAGCAGATCGGTCTTGGGTACGCCACGGATGGCCATGATATGGTCAGCCACCTTTTGCGCCTGCAGCAGGCCACCATCGCCGGGCTTGGCGCCCTGGCCGATCTTGATCAGTACGCCGGCGGGGTCTTCCTGCATATGTGGCATGGCCTTGACAATGCGGTTCCAGCCGAAATGCCCCGAGGCGATCTGCAGAATCAGATATTTGAGGAAGCGGCTCTTGAGCAGGCGCACCGGCACGCCGCCTTCGCCTGAGCTCATGCGCACCGGCAGGCCGCATTCCTCGTTCAGGTAGGCCACCGCCATGGCAATGCCTTCCCACATGCGCCAGGACAGGGCGCCGATGGACATGTCGCCGATGATCACCGGATAGATCCAGTTGACTGGTGGAGCCTGACCGGTACTGAATAGCTGGCCCTGTTCGTTCAGCTGTAATGGCAGCTCGCCGGCCGGCAGAATGCGGCCAAAGGGGGCCAGCATGTCGAAACTGTGGCGCTGGGCATCAAGGCTGGGGTCGGTCATCTGGGAGATGCGACCGACCCGCAGTTGGTCAAGGGTGCGCAGGCTGCCGGTCAGGTTTTTGCGGCCACCGCGCTTGATGGCGTCGCCGGCCGTGCAGCGCGTGACAATGGGGTGCCGCGTGTCCGGGTTGCGGACGGGGCGGATGGCGTCGTTGGGGCAGACCTTTTCGCAGATGCCACAGCCACGGCAATAGTTCTGCAGCGAGTTGACCTGCTTGATGACGGGCACGGCGGAAAAACCGGTGCGGGGATCAGGCTGATCCCCTGTGGAAAATACCGTGCGGCGCCGTTCCACCTTGGCTTCAATGGCGCGGAAGGAGCAGGCGGCGACACAACTGCCGCACAGGGTACAGCGGCTGGCGTCGTAGACAATCTTCCAGGGCAGGTCGTTGGGGGTGGTGTCGTGAATTTTTACTGTTTCCATTGGACGACCTCCAGTTGGTCCGTGATCATGACGATTTCGCGTTCATGGGGATACAGATCGGTACTCCAGTCGCGTTCGGGCAGAATCTCGTTGAGGCCGCAGACCTCCGAACTGATGGCGACGGTGTCGTCGGTACGGCCCACCACCACCGGCCGCAGCTTTTTGGCATCGCAGCAGGTGAACAGGGTGTTGTCCGGCAGCACGCCGATAATGGTGTTCGGACCGTTGATCTCCAGGTTGGCGAGTGACTGGCGGATGGTCAGCAACTGCTGGGCGTCGGGCCGTTTCTGCAGGTCGTCGAAGGGCAGTGGCGTGATCACATGTTTGAAGTAGGGCAGGGGCCAGCCCAGCTGGCGGTGGACATAGTGCAGGCTGTAGAGAAAGCACTGCGAATCCGATTCAAAGCCGATGTAGCCACGGTGCAGCTTGGCCTGGATCTCCTTGTTTTTCTGATAGAAGGTATTTTCCCCATTGGCCAGTGCGGTATAGCCCTGCAGGAAAAAAGGGTGGGCCGCATAGCGCACGATGTCGTAGTTGGTGTTCTGGCGGCACTGGGCGGTGATGACCTTGGCGGTGAACTTGCCATCCTCCTGCCACAGATTGAAAAAGGTGCCGATATCGCGGGGATCGCCGATTTCCTTGAGGGTGGCGACATCGGGCCAGAAGGAATAGACAAAACCCTGCTCGTCGGGCTCCAGTGCCCGGCGCATCTTCAGACGCATGTCGAGCAACAGTTCCTCTTTTTCGCGGGTGCTGGCCTTGTTGTAGCTGCGTGGGTAGGAAAAGGTTTCGAACACATAGTTCGGCATGGCGATAATGTCGAGATCATCGCTGGGGAAGGTTTCCGGCACCCATTGCAACACCCGGCGGAAGCCGGCTTCGTGCAGGATGTCTTCGGCAATCTTCAGGCCCTCGTCGGTGCAGGCCATCGACAGGGTTGGCAGATCCTTGTAGCCGGCGAACAGACCGCCGAGATCCTGCATGACCATGGCGAAGCCGGAGTTGTCGTGACCTTTCTGCTGTGACTGCATCAGTTGCAGTGCCTTGCAGGGGTGGATGTAGTGTTTGCTTTTGATCGCGCCGATACGACACATGGCAGACCTCCTGTTTCGAGTTGTCGAACTCAAAAAGCAGATAGCGTGCCATTTATATTGGTTTGGTAAAATTATCTTTTAAAATGTTGGAATTGAAGGATTATGTTTGATGATTTGTTCGCCTGAAACTTGGGCGGGACAGTTTGGTGATTCTTGTCGTGATCATAATGTGTACACAAAAAAGGCTCCCCGTGGGGAGCCTTGCTGCTGTCTGATGCTGCGTTGCCCGGAGGGGCGGATAGGAGGGATCAGAGCAGTTCGATCCAGTTGTGGAGGTCCGGCAGGCGGCCGTACTGGATGCCGGTCAGGCGGTCGTAAAGTTCCATGGTCAGTTTGCCGGCCTGACCCTGGCCGAGGCGAACCGTACGGTCCCTGTAGGTCAGCTCGCCCACCGGCGAAACCACCGCCGCGGTGCCGGTGCCGAAGGCTTCCTGCAGCCGGCCATTTTCCGCGCCGTCAAGCACCTCATCGATACTCAGGGCGCGTTCCTCCACGGCGTAACCCATGTCCCGCACCAGGGCCAGAACCGAGCGGCGGGTGATGCCATCAAGGATCGAGCCGGTCAGCGGTGAGGTGACGACCTTGCCATCGTAGACAAAGCAGATGTTCATGCTGCCGACCTCTTCGATGTACTTGCGTTGCACGCCGTCGAGCCAGAGAACCTGATCGTAGCCTTTCTGGGCCGCCAGGGCCGAGGCATACAGGCTGGAGGCATAATTGCCGCCGGTCTTGGCCTCGCCGGTGCCGCCGGGGGCGACACGAACGTAGTCGTCCGATACCCAGATGCGGACCGGATTGACGCCACCTTTATAATAGGCCGCCACCGGCGACAGGATAATGTAGAACAGGTACTGATCCGCCGGTTTTACCCCCAGTACCGGTTCGGTGGCAATCATGGTCGGGCGGATGTACAGGCTGGTGCCATGGCTGTGGGGGACCCACTCCTTTTCCAGTTCCAGCAACTGGCGCAGGGCGGTCATGCAGAAATCGATATCGAGCTGCGGCATGCACATACGTTCGGCACTGCGGTTGAAACGGGCGAAGTTGTCGCGCGGCCGGAACAGGGCAATGCTGCCATCGCTGCGGCGGAAGGCCTTGAGACCCTCAAAGATTTCCTGGGCGTAGTGCAGTACCAGTGCGGCCGGGTCGAGGCTGAACGGTCCGTAGGGCTCAATGCGCGGAGTATGCCAGCCCTGGCCACGATCAAAGCGCAGGGTGAACATGCGGTTGGTGAAACTTTTGCCAAACACCAGCTTGCTTTCATCCTGCTGGGGCTGACGCGGCTGGGACAGGGGCAGAACCTCGATATGCATGTGTATGACTCCTTCAAAAAGCTGCGCAGCGTTTGTGGCCGGGAAGCCAGGGCGTACCCCGGCGCGCTGACGGCCAACGCTAACGGCTAACGGATGCTGCAGGGAGGGCTGCAGACAGAAAAAATCTATCTAGCACAGCCGTCTGGGGCAGGCAAGGGGATAGTCGTCGGCTCGGGCGGGGGGAGGTTTGGCGGTCAGACGGTCGGTTCGTCGTCCCTGCTTGACGCCGCTGGTGGCACTGGGCCGTAGAGCAACTGGCGGCTGTTGCGGTGTTGTTCCTCCTGACGTAACAGGCGGGCTGTTCGTTCGCGGAAGGCCTGGCGGACGGCCTGTTCAAGCTGGAATTGGTCGCGTGTCGGATTCTGCATGGCAGGGTCTCCTGAGATGGGCGCTTCGTGCCCTGTTGGCGGACAAGGCGGACGATGGTCGTAGCCTATCACCTGAGATTGGGCAATCAAGCAAAAAATACCATATCAGTAAGAGATTGGCTGTTCGTCGGCCAGACTGGCGCGCGCCAGGGTGACCACGGCAACCCGATGCCCTGCAGCGGCCAGGCAGGCAGAGCAGTGGCGGACGGTGGCGGTGGTGGTCGCCACATCGTCGACCAAGAGGATGTGCTGGGGGGGAAGGGTGCTGGTAAGCTGAAAAGCGTTTCGAAGGTTGCCAAGACGTTGTCGGCGGTCAAGGCCGGACTGGGGCGCCGTGGCACGGTTGCGTTGCAGCGCTTGGCGTTCCAGGGGCAGTCGCAGGATTTTGGCCAGTTCGACGGCTAACAGCAGCGCGGGATTAAAACCGCGCTGGCGCAGGCGCTGGGGATGCAGGGGGACGGCAATCACGGCGGTGGGAGCAAAGGCGGCAATGTCGCTGGCGGTGGTGTGCAGCAGCAAACGGGCCAACGGCCGGGCCAGGCCGATCTGGTGGTGAAATTTGAACGCAATAACGGCCTGTCGCAATTGTTCCCGGTAAAGGCCTGCACTGCGCAGCCACAGAAAATCCGGCGGGTCAATCAGACAGTGACTGCAGCGGTGAGGGGTTTGGCTGGCGCTGGCCAGCGGTTCAGCGCAACAGACACAGGCACTACGGGGTTGCAGCAACAGCTGTTGCTGGCAATCCGGGCAGAAGTCACGCAGCGGCTCGGGCAGCGGCCGGCGGCATAGCGGGCAACAGGCGGGCAACAGCAGATTGATGAGCCAGCGGCCTTCGCGCCGTAACCGTGCAGCCAGCCGGCGTGCCCTGGCCACGGTGGCGGCCTAGGCGGGTTGCAGCAGGCTGTGGCCGGTCATCTCAGCCGGTTGAGGCAGGTGCAGCAGCTGCAGCAGGGTCGGAGCCAGATCCGCCAGCCTGCCGTCGGCCAAGCGGTATCCATCACTGTCGCCAGCCACATACAGCAGGGCCACCGGATTGGTGGTGTGGGCGGTGTGCGGCTGACCCTGATCATCGATCATCTGCTCGCAGTTGCCGTGATCGGCCGTGATGAGCAGGGCGCCCCCTTGCTGCAGGGTGACCGCAACCACGTCGGCCAGACAGCGATCCACCGTTTCCATGGCTTTTATGGCTGCCGGCAGACTGCCGGTATGGCCGACCATGTCCGGGTTGGCAAAGTTGAGAATGATCAGGTCAAAACAGTTTTCGGCGATCTTGTCGCAGACCGTGTCACGCACCTGCGCGGCACTCATCTGTGGTTTCTGATCGTAGGTGGTCACGTCCTGGGGGGAAGGGATCAGGATGCGTTCTTCACCACGGAAGGGTTCTTCGCGGCCACCGTTAAAGAAAAAGGTTACATGGGCGTACTTTTCCGTTTCAGCGATATGCAGCTGTCGCAGGCCCGCTGAGGCGACAACCTCGGCCAGCAGGTTGTGCAAGTTTTCCGGTGGAAAGGCGACAGGCAGGTGCAGGGTTTCGTCGTACTCGGTGAAACAGACATAGCGGCACAGCTGCGGCCGGTAACGCTGAGCAAAGCCGGTGAAATGCGGATCACAGAATGTCCGGCTGATTTCACGGACACGGTCAGAGCGGAAGTTGAAGACGATGACCGCGTCGCCGTCGGTGATGCGGCCATCGGCAGTGCCAATCAGGCAGGGGGTGACGAATTCATCGGTCTCGCCGGCGGCATAGGCTGTCGCCAGGGCTGTGGCGCTGGCGGGTTGGCAGGGCGCCTCAGCCTCCACCAGCATTCGCCAGGCACGTTCAACGCGATCCCAGCGCTGGTCACGATCCATGGCATAAAAGCGGCCACAGAGGCTGGCGATGCGGCCGGGGCCACCCGCCAGATGGTGCTCCAGTGCCTGCAGATAGCGGCCGGCACTCTGGGGTGGTGTGTCGCGGCCATCAAGAATGGCGTGGATCTGGATGTTGCTGATGCCCTGCTGGCGGGCAAGGTCTATCAGGGCATACAGGTGGCTGTCGTGGGAATGAACCCCGCCGTCCGACAGCAGGCCGAGCAGATGGAGTTTGCCACCACTGTGGCGCAGAGCTGCCATGGCCTGCAGCAGGACCGGATTGCAGAAGAAGTCGCCATCAGCAATGCTTTTGCTGATACGGGTCAAATCCTGATAGACCACCCGGCCGGCGCCGATGTTCATATGTCCGACCTCGGAATTGCCCATTTGCCCTTCAGGCAGACCCACGGCCAGGCCGGAAGCCTGCAGCAGGCTGTGCGGATAGCGCGTGAACAGCTGGTCGAGACAGGGGGTATGCGCCTGCAGCACGGCATTGCCTTCGCGCTGCGGACGCTGGCCCCAGCCATCAAGGATGCACAGAACAATCGGACGGGCGGCAAAAGTCATTGGCATCAGGCTCCGTGGGGGGCAGCGGCTGGCGGCACCACTTCACGGTCGCGGATCAGCTTGCGGAAGGCGATGCTGTAGCTGCCCCAGGTACCGCACTGCGGGCAACGACTCATCCATTCGCGAGATGCACGACCGCAACTGTCGCAGACATAGCCGAGGTTGAGCTGGTTGTCGACACCGAGAGCCTTCTGGTATTCCTCAATGGCTTCGTCGGTGCGGTCGCGGCGGCGATGGGCTTCGGCCAGCAGAATATGGATCTGCGGAAAGTCCGGTGCCGAGTTTTCCACCAGGTAGATCTGCTCCAGCGCTTCATCGACCATTTCCAGTCGCAGGCAAAGTTTGCCGTAGAAGAAACGCAGGACCAGATCGGTGCTGCGGGCCGTCAAGGCCTGGCTGTAAAAGGCCAGCAGGGACTGGGGATCTTCCTGCTGGATGTAGAGATTTTCCAGCCGTGACAGAAACACGCTGCGGCCCAGCCGGCGGTAACCGTCCTGCCAGACGTCGGCGGCGTCCTTGACATTGCCCCTGCTCTGAAAGGCATCGCCCAGGGTGACGCGGGCGGCAACAAAATCGGCATTTTCCTTGATCAGCTGTTTCAGCGCGGCCACCGCCGGATCGAACTGGCCGGCTTCGAGATCCATCCGGGCGATTTCATAACGGATTGACAGCTGGGTCTGCTTTTCCTCCTGGATGCGATTGCCGCTGAGGCCGGCCTTGAGCAGCTGCTTCTGTAATTCCAGCGCCTGCTGCCAGCGGTTGTGTTTCATGTGCAGATTGCGCAGGCTGCGGATGGCCTTGCGGTTGTCCTTCTCCTGCTCCAGGATGTCCTCGTATTCCTTGCAGGCGGCGTCATCCTGGCCCTGCTTTTCATAGGTAGCTGCCAGTTTGAACAGAACCTCCAGGCTGCGGGCGTCGATGCTTTTGGCCTTGCGCAGCAGGACCACGGCGCCATCGAGATCGCCCTCCTGGCTGACTACGCTGGCCATGGCGATGTAACTCTCGGTTTTGCCTGGATCTTTGTCGATGGCCTTCTGCAGCAGGCTGTGTGCTTTTTTGATATCGCCTGACAGCAAGCGGCCGACGCCTTCGCGATAGATCTCGTCGACTTCCTTGCTGCGCTTGTCATTGCGGCCGCGCAGCCAGCCACGTAGCAGGCAGCTGAGGGCGCCGTACAGATGCAGACCGTAGCCGATGAACAGACCCACCAGGATGCAGCCGATGACGATCACCGTGACCGGGTAGGTGACCGACTGTTCCGGCAGGAAGAAGATGGTCATCTCCTGTGGATTGATCCCCGAGAAAAAGACGAAAAACGCCAGAAAAACAATGACAATCAGCAAAAAGGACATCAGGGTCATGCGATCCTCCTGTGGGCAAGGCACCCATGCGACGGGAATAAATGGCAGGTTTCCGGCAACTGTATAAGACTCGACCGATCCTTGTAAATAGCATAAAACGTCGTTTTGGTCATTACCGGTTATGGTAGGGCTCGTTGCGGATGATGGTCATGGCGCGGTAGAGCTGTTCCAGCAGCAGCAGGCGCGCCATCTGGTGGGTCCAAGTCAGCCGCGACAGGCTCAGTACCTGATCGGCACGCTGGCGCACGGCGTCCGACAGGCCGTAGGCGCCGCCAATCAGGAAGTGCAGGGCACTGCAGCCGTGCAGCATGCGCTGTTGCAGCAGTTGCGCCAGCTCTTCCGAACACAGCTGTTGGCCCTGTTCGTCAAGGGCGATGGCACAGGCACTGGCGGGCAGCTGTGCCAGCAGACGCTGACCTTCGGCGGCACGGATGAGACGACTGTCCTCGCCCCGCGGCCGGCTTTTTTCTTCCTTGACCTCAAGCGTCCGTAACTGGCCATAACGCTCCAGCCGGCGGCTGTACTCGGCGACGCCATCGCGGATAAAAGGCAGCGACAGCTTGCCGACGCACAGCAGATGAAAGGTCACGCCTGCGGCGGGGCCGGCTCGATGCGTTTGGCTTCGGCCCAGAGCCCTTCCAGATCGTAGAAACTGCGCACCGTCTGCTGAAAGACATGCACCATCAAGTCACCGTAATCGAGCAGCACCCAGCGTCCTTCCTCCATGCCCTCGATGGCCAGCGGGCTGATCTGGTGGTGCTGTTTGAGGTCGAGACGGATGGACTCGGCGATGGCCTGGACATGGCGGTCGGAGGTGCCGGTGGCCAGAATCAGGTAGTCGGTCAGGGAGGACAGGGGGGTCAGATGCAGAATGCAGACATCCTGCGCCTTTTTCTCCAGGGCGTAATGGGCGCACCAGTGGGCTTGTTGCAGAGCGTTCAATGTGATTCCTTCACAAAGTCAGCACCATAGAGCTGGTGTTGACGGATATAGGCCAGTACCACAGCGGGCACCAGCTGTTCCACCGGCTGGTGCTGCCGCAGGGCGGTGCGGACCTGAGTGGATGAAATGGGACAATCGGTTTCTTTAAGAAAAATCAGCAGGTTGCCATCCTTGTGGCGGAAGCCGGGCAACGCCGGATCGTAGCAGAAGTCCGGTTGCAGTGCAACGGGCAGTTCTGTTTGTCCAGTGATGGCGCTGTAGCCGGGCCGTTGTGCCACCACCAGATGGCACAGCTGCGGCAGGCGCCGGAACTCTTTCCAGCTGTCGAGTTCGAGCAGGGAATCCATGCCGATGAGAAAATAAAAGCGATCGGTCGGATAGTGCTGGCGCAGCTGATTCAGGGTGTCGACCGAGTAACTGCGGCCAGGTCGCTGTCCTTCGATATCACAGGTAAAAAAAGCCCGCTGGCCGCGCGTCGCCCGCTCCGTCATCGCCAGCCGCTGCGGGAAGCTGGCAAGAGGTCCGGCGGGCTTGTGCGGCGGCCAGGCCGCCGGGATGAACAGCACCCGGTCCAGACCACACTGGTGATAAAAATGGCTGGCGATGGCCAGATGGCCATTGTGCAGCGGATCGAAGGTGCCGCCGAAAATGCCGGTTTTCATGGCTCTCAGGCGCGTACCTGACCATCGCCGAAAACGATGAACTTGCGTGTGGTCAGGTCTTCCAGCCCCATGGGGCCGAAGGCGTGAAGCTTGGTGGTGGAGATGC
Protein-coding sequences here:
- the nadD gene encoding nicotinate (nicotinamide) nucleotide adenylyltransferase produces the protein MKTGIFGGTFDPLHNGHLAIASHFYHQCGLDRVLFIPAAWPPHKPAGPLASFPQRLAMTERATRGQRAFFTCDIEGQRPGRSYSVDTLNQLRQHYPTDRFYFLIGMDSLLELDSWKEFRRLPQLCHLVVAQRPGYSAITGQTELPVALQPDFCYDPALPGFRHKDGNLLIFLKETDCPISSTQVRTALRQHQPVEQLVPAVVLAYIRQHQLYGADFVKESH